One window of Botrimarina mediterranea genomic DNA carries:
- a CDS encoding efflux RND transporter periplasmic adaptor subunit → MTLPIRLAGPLAVAAAVLAVGCGSKPPGGPQANANAPVEVTVAKPLVLSTLDWDPYTGRLAPVDEVEVRARVSGYLESYHFEEGQFVDEGQLLFVIDQRPYQAAVDQAKALLEEAHSRHRQAEAQVREAEAGRQQVSARLELAQTQLNRAKPLVPRGAISEDAYDEYVAAARQAEADAAAADAAIESAKAAVNAAVASIATAEAALTAAELDLGYCRITAPIRGRVSRRMITKGNLVTGGLGAMPLTTIVSMDPIHVYFDCNEQALLKYIRLDQTTQRKSSRDVKTPAYMALIDEEGYPHKGYIDFVDNRVDRATGSMRARAIFANTDEELVPGVFVRLQIPGSEPGPRVLIPDSAVATDQAAKFVYIVGEGDKLERRPVTTGAISKDLRVITGGLDGSESVVVKGLQRCRPGAEVKVTVEEIVAGDDLGLPDTYEPVAPEEWLRPAMTPINTTPDAALTRAQKGAKAR, encoded by the coding sequence GTGACTCTTCCGATCCGTTTGGCCGGGCCGCTGGCGGTCGCGGCGGCTGTGCTGGCCGTTGGGTGCGGTTCCAAGCCCCCCGGGGGCCCGCAAGCGAACGCCAACGCCCCCGTCGAGGTTACCGTCGCCAAGCCGCTGGTTCTCTCGACACTCGACTGGGACCCCTACACGGGCCGTCTGGCGCCCGTGGACGAGGTTGAGGTCCGCGCCCGGGTGAGCGGCTACCTCGAGTCGTATCACTTCGAAGAGGGCCAGTTCGTTGACGAGGGGCAGCTGCTGTTCGTCATCGACCAGCGGCCGTACCAGGCGGCGGTCGATCAGGCAAAGGCCTTGCTCGAAGAGGCCCACTCTCGCCACCGCCAAGCCGAAGCCCAGGTCCGTGAGGCCGAAGCCGGCCGCCAGCAAGTCTCGGCCCGACTGGAACTCGCACAAACGCAGCTCAACCGGGCGAAGCCGCTCGTCCCGCGCGGCGCGATCAGCGAAGACGCCTACGACGAGTACGTCGCCGCGGCGCGTCAGGCCGAGGCCGACGCCGCCGCCGCCGACGCGGCGATCGAATCCGCTAAGGCCGCCGTCAACGCCGCGGTCGCCTCGATCGCCACGGCCGAAGCGGCCCTCACCGCAGCGGAGCTCGACCTCGGCTACTGCCGCATCACCGCGCCGATCCGCGGGCGGGTGAGCCGACGGATGATCACCAAGGGAAACCTCGTAACGGGCGGACTCGGCGCGATGCCGCTGACGACGATCGTCTCGATGGACCCGATCCACGTCTACTTCGATTGCAACGAGCAGGCATTGCTCAAGTACATCCGCCTGGACCAGACCACCCAGCGCAAGAGCTCGCGCGACGTGAAGACGCCCGCCTACATGGCGCTGATCGATGAGGAGGGTTATCCGCACAAGGGCTACATCGACTTCGTCGATAATCGCGTCGATCGGGCTACGGGCTCGATGCGGGCGCGGGCTATCTTCGCCAACACCGATGAAGAGCTCGTGCCCGGCGTGTTCGTTCGCTTGCAGATCCCCGGCAGCGAGCCCGGCCCGCGGGTGTTGATCCCCGATTCGGCGGTCGCGACCGACCAAGCGGCGAAGTTCGTCTACATCGTCGGCGAAGGCGACAAGCTCGAGCGCCGCCCCGTCACGACCGGCGCGATCTCGAAAGACCTGCGCGTTATCACCGGCGGCCTCGACGGGTCGGAGAGCGTGGTCGTCAAAGGCCTGCAGCGTTGCCGTCCCGGCGCCGAAGTGAAAGTGACCGTCGAGGAGATTGTCGCGGGCGACGACCTCGGCCTGCCCGACACCTACGAGCCCGTGGCGCCCGAGGAGTGGCTGCGGCCGGCGATGACTCCGATCAACACCACCCCCGACGCGGCGCTGACACGCGCTCAGAAGGGGGCGAAGGCACGATGA
- a CDS encoding efflux RND transporter permease subunit — protein MKFAHFFIDRPIFATVLSVAIVLVGAISYYTLPVSQYPEIALPTVVVTTTYPGATAETVAETVATPIEQEVNGVERMLYMESQSTPDGTMSLTITFELGTDVDQAQVLVQNRVDRALPRLPEEVRRGGVVTQKSSPEMLMVVHLISPDRSRDQVYISNYAYLQIRDALSRINGVGELRVFGGSEYSMRVWLDPEHLASLDLTAGDVVAALREQNVQVAAGKIGQTPLPEPTDFQLTISSQGRLRTAEEFAQIVIKRGAEGRLTRLSDVARIELGAQDYSVNSYLDGNNAVALLVFARPGTNGVDTAHEVEKTVKELSKNFPDGLEYRIAYNPTRFVEESIEEVFRTLIEATILVVLTVFIFLQRWQATLIPVVAIPISLIGTFAIMSGLGFSLNSLSLFGLVLAIGIVVDDAIVVVENVERLIHEGMSPREATRTAMTEVGSALIASALVLVAVFVPTAFMAGISGQFYRQFAVTIAVATVISAFVSLTLTPAMCALLLQPSDAKPGLFTRGMDLLFGWFFRPFNRVFDFGSNLYAGTVRRFVRMGLVMLIIYGGLLVATRYSFDLVPTGFIPEQDQGYLIVTIQLPDSASLTRTDEIVRRVSEIALDIDGINNAVAFAGFSGATRTNATNVAACFTALEDAGTRAERGREINVLQQELQAKLSQIQEADIRVLAPPPVRGIGNAGGVKLYVQDRGGAGYQALGDTTNAFVGAAMQEAGPATGIAAAFSFYRADTPQLYADIDRTRAQQLDVPMQNVFDTLQVYLGSLYVNDFNYLGRTYRVTAQADAEYRDELSDVLRLRTRSASGAIVPLGTILTMKERIGPDRIVRYNLFPSADVNGVTLPGTSTGQSIAAFERIAATTLPQGFDYEWTDLAYQEKAAGNTALLIFPLCVVFVFLTLAAQYESWVLPLAIILIVPLCLLFAIGGVWFRGMDNNILTQIGFVVLIALACKNAILIVEFAKALEDQGKTRFEAAVEACRLRLRAILMTAFSFVLGVIPLLIATGAGFEMRRALGTAVFSGMLGVTIMGLFLTPVFYVLLRGVFGRKKAERTA, from the coding sequence ATGAAGTTCGCTCACTTCTTTATCGACAGGCCGATCTTCGCGACGGTGCTGTCGGTCGCGATCGTCCTCGTGGGCGCGATCAGCTACTACACGCTCCCGGTGTCGCAATACCCGGAGATCGCGCTGCCGACGGTTGTCGTCACGACGACCTACCCGGGCGCCACGGCGGAGACCGTCGCCGAGACCGTCGCCACGCCGATCGAGCAAGAGGTCAACGGCGTTGAGCGGATGCTCTACATGGAGTCGCAATCGACTCCCGACGGCACGATGTCGCTGACGATCACGTTCGAGCTCGGCACCGATGTCGACCAGGCCCAGGTGCTCGTACAGAACCGGGTGGACCGCGCGCTGCCGCGTCTGCCGGAAGAGGTGCGCCGCGGCGGCGTGGTGACGCAGAAGAGCTCGCCCGAGATGCTGATGGTGGTCCACCTGATCTCGCCGGACCGCTCGCGCGACCAGGTCTACATCTCGAACTACGCCTACTTGCAGATCCGCGACGCATTGTCGCGCATCAACGGCGTCGGCGAGCTGCGCGTCTTCGGCGGCTCGGAGTACTCGATGCGGGTGTGGCTCGACCCCGAGCACTTGGCGTCGCTCGACCTGACGGCGGGCGACGTGGTCGCGGCGTTGCGCGAGCAGAACGTCCAGGTCGCCGCCGGCAAGATCGGCCAGACGCCGCTCCCCGAGCCGACCGATTTTCAGCTAACGATCTCGAGTCAGGGTCGCTTGCGCACCGCGGAGGAGTTCGCCCAAATCGTCATCAAGCGCGGCGCCGAGGGACGCCTGACGCGGCTGTCGGACGTGGCGCGGATTGAATTGGGCGCTCAGGACTACTCGGTCAACAGCTACCTCGACGGCAACAACGCCGTGGCCCTGCTGGTGTTCGCCCGCCCGGGCACGAACGGCGTCGACACGGCCCACGAGGTCGAGAAGACCGTGAAGGAGCTGTCGAAAAACTTCCCCGACGGTCTGGAGTACCGCATCGCCTACAACCCGACGCGGTTCGTCGAGGAGTCGATCGAGGAGGTGTTCCGTACGCTGATCGAAGCGACCATCCTCGTGGTGCTGACGGTGTTCATCTTCTTGCAGCGTTGGCAGGCGACCCTCATCCCCGTGGTGGCGATCCCGATTTCGCTGATCGGCACCTTCGCGATCATGAGCGGCCTGGGCTTTAGCCTTAACAGTCTGTCGTTGTTCGGCCTCGTGCTGGCGATCGGCATCGTCGTGGACGACGCCATCGTCGTGGTTGAGAACGTCGAGCGGTTGATCCACGAAGGGATGAGCCCGCGCGAGGCGACGCGCACCGCGATGACCGAGGTCGGCTCAGCGCTCATCGCGTCGGCGCTGGTGCTCGTGGCGGTCTTCGTGCCGACGGCCTTCATGGCGGGCATCAGCGGACAGTTCTATCGGCAGTTCGCCGTGACGATCGCCGTGGCGACCGTCATCAGCGCCTTCGTCTCGCTGACGCTGACGCCGGCCATGTGCGCGTTGCTCTTGCAACCGTCCGACGCCAAGCCCGGCCTCTTCACCCGCGGCATGGACCTCTTGTTCGGCTGGTTCTTCCGGCCGTTCAATCGCGTCTTCGACTTCGGCAGCAACCTCTATGCGGGGACCGTGAGGCGGTTTGTCCGCATGGGCCTCGTCATGCTGATTATTTACGGCGGCCTCCTGGTGGCGACACGGTACAGCTTCGATCTGGTGCCGACGGGCTTCATCCCCGAGCAAGACCAGGGCTACCTGATCGTCACGATCCAGCTCCCCGACAGCGCGTCGCTTACCCGCACGGACGAAATTGTGCGCCGCGTCAGCGAGATCGCCTTGGATATCGACGGCATCAACAACGCCGTGGCGTTTGCGGGCTTCTCCGGCGCAACGCGGACGAACGCCACCAACGTCGCCGCGTGTTTCACCGCGCTCGAAGACGCCGGCACGCGCGCCGAGCGTGGCCGCGAGATCAACGTCCTGCAGCAGGAACTCCAGGCCAAGCTGAGCCAGATCCAAGAGGCCGACATCCGTGTGCTCGCCCCGCCGCCGGTGCGTGGCATCGGCAACGCAGGCGGCGTCAAGCTGTACGTCCAGGACCGCGGCGGCGCCGGGTACCAAGCCCTCGGCGATACGACCAACGCGTTCGTCGGCGCCGCGATGCAAGAGGCCGGCCCCGCGACGGGCATCGCGGCCGCCTTCTCGTTTTACCGCGCCGACACGCCCCAGCTGTACGCCGACATCGACCGCACCCGCGCCCAACAGCTCGACGTGCCGATGCAGAACGTCTTCGACACGCTGCAGGTGTACTTGGGTTCGTTGTACGTCAACGACTTCAACTACCTGGGCCGCACCTACCGCGTCACGGCCCAGGCCGACGCTGAGTACCGCGACGAGCTCAGCGACGTGCTCCGCCTGCGGACCCGCAGCGCGTCGGGCGCGATCGTGCCGCTGGGGACGATCCTCACGATGAAAGAACGCATCGGACCCGACCGCATCGTCCGTTACAACCTCTTCCCCTCGGCCGACGTAAACGGTGTGACGCTCCCCGGCACGAGCACGGGGCAGTCGATCGCCGCGTTCGAGCGCATCGCCGCGACGACGCTGCCGCAAGGCTTCGATTACGAGTGGACCGATCTGGCGTACCAAGAGAAGGCGGCCGGCAACACGGCGCTCTTGATCTTCCCGCTGTGTGTGGTGTTCGTGTTCCTCACGCTCGCGGCCCAGTACGAGAGCTGGGTACTACCGCTGGCGATTATCCTGATCGTTCCGCTCTGTCTGCTGTTCGCGATCGGCGGCGTCTGGTTCCGCGGCATGGACAACAACATCCTCACGCAGATTGGTTTCGTGGTGCTGATCGCCCTGGCGTGCAAGAACGCGATCCTGATCGTCGAGTTCGCCAAGGCGCTCGAGGACCAGGGCAAGACGCGCTTCGAGGCCGCCGTCGAAGCCTGCCGCCTGCGGCTGCGGGCAATCCTGATGACGGCGTTCTCCTTCGTCCTCGGCGTGATCCCCCTGTTGATCGCCACCGGCGCCGGCTTTGAGATGCGCCGCGCGCTGGGCACCGCCGTGTTCAGCGGCATGCTCGGCGTGACGATCATGGGCCTGTTCTTGACGCCCGTGTTCTACGTCCTGCTCCGCGGCGTTTTTGGACGCAAGAAGGCGGAACGCACGGCGTAG
- a CDS encoding golvesin C-terminal-like domain-containing protein, producing MKWTPIAVSLCLAIMAGPNVANAAFLIEIDTDGADDGPFTPSPNFSFGGDTTTASSSIASPTVGLTGGDSIFGGDGVNDPDTYLYRYAPGVDADNLALATGTALNDDGDFAFGLTGGVSGAYRVYATWPETTNVSGGDTTFTLSEVGGDLFSVSLDQNNTGGEWILLGEANLSAGVVYTLAQTAGSNTFVSMRASAAMFERVPEPTSVALTFGAAIGLLGLRGRTH from the coding sequence ATGAAGTGGACACCGATCGCCGTCTCCCTTTGCCTCGCCATTATGGCGGGGCCAAACGTGGCGAATGCTGCTTTTCTCATCGAGATCGACACCGATGGGGCGGATGATGGCCCATTCACTCCCAGCCCAAATTTCAGTTTCGGTGGCGACACAACAACTGCCAGCTCGAGCATCGCATCGCCGACCGTTGGCCTGACGGGGGGCGATAGCATCTTCGGTGGCGACGGAGTGAATGACCCCGACACCTACCTCTATCGGTACGCACCCGGCGTCGACGCCGATAACCTTGCCCTCGCAACGGGCACGGCGCTCAACGATGATGGCGATTTCGCTTTCGGCCTAACAGGCGGCGTGTCCGGGGCATACCGTGTCTACGCAACTTGGCCAGAGACGACAAACGTTTCCGGTGGCGACACCACGTTCACGCTCTCGGAGGTTGGCGGGGATCTGTTTTCGGTGTCCCTCGACCAGAATAACACCGGCGGCGAGTGGATCCTGCTCGGTGAGGCCAACCTATCCGCTGGTGTCGTCTACACGCTCGCACAGACTGCTGGATCGAACACGTTTGTCTCGATGCGTGCCTCCGCGGCAATGTTCGAGCGAGTGCCCGAGCCCACCTCGGTCGCTCTAACGTTCGGGGCTGCAATCGGGCTGCTTGGCCTTCGCGGGCGCACTCACTGA
- a CDS encoding dihydrodipicolinate reductase C-terminal domain-containing protein, producing the protein MATPIFMAGLPGKMAAETAALVAASDDFELFDIGLSSPVHEGKTIAIGDRKIGLVASDSLAAVALPADTLAVDYTTPDAALDNVRWYVENDVPFVMGTTSFDLDEAKRLVAASGVSAVIAPNMAVPIVLMQAAARWLAAEFPGALAGAELKVVESHQANKRDTSGTAKALVASANGLGVPFPVDDIEKVRDPARQQSEVGVPAEHLAGHAFHRYELSAAAGTVQLVLEHNVLGRRVYAEGTLAALRFLQQRLAAGSRGEVLTMEDVLRG; encoded by the coding sequence ATGGCGACTCCGATCTTCATGGCTGGCCTTCCCGGCAAGATGGCGGCGGAGACCGCGGCGCTAGTCGCAGCTTCGGACGACTTCGAGCTCTTCGATATTGGCCTGTCGAGTCCCGTTCATGAGGGCAAGACGATTGCGATCGGCGATCGGAAGATCGGCCTCGTGGCGAGTGATTCGCTCGCCGCTGTCGCGTTGCCGGCGGACACGCTGGCGGTCGATTACACGACTCCCGACGCGGCTCTTGATAATGTCCGCTGGTATGTCGAGAACGACGTGCCGTTTGTGATGGGCACCACGAGCTTCGATCTTGATGAAGCGAAGCGCCTCGTGGCGGCGTCGGGCGTGTCGGCGGTGATCGCCCCGAACATGGCGGTTCCGATTGTGCTGATGCAGGCCGCCGCGCGGTGGCTGGCGGCGGAGTTCCCCGGCGCGCTCGCCGGCGCGGAACTCAAGGTCGTCGAGAGCCATCAGGCGAACAAGCGTGACACCAGCGGCACGGCGAAGGCGCTCGTGGCGTCGGCCAATGGCCTCGGTGTGCCGTTCCCCGTCGACGACATCGAGAAGGTCCGTGACCCCGCACGACAACAGAGCGAGGTCGGCGTGCCCGCCGAGCACCTCGCCGGCCACGCCTTCCACCGCTACGAACTGTCCGCCGCCGCGGGCACCGTCCAGCTCGTGCTCGAACACAACGTCCTCGGCCGTCGCGTCTATGCGGAAGGGACCCTCGCGGCGCTAAGGTTCTTGCAGCAGAGGCTCGCCGCGGGCTCGCGTGGCGAGGTGTTGACGATGGAGGACGTGCTGCGGGGTTGA
- a CDS encoding 2,3,4,5-tetrahydropyridine-2,6-dicarboxylate N-succinyltransferase, which yields MDIQTLAARVDEIWAGEEAADARELVKQALDLLNSGAIRVAERVGGEWTVNEWVKKAVLLHFRYSDNREMTAGPIEWFDKVALKTNWREAKVRSVPTAIARYGSFIEEGAVLMPCYINIGARVGAGTMIDTWSTVGSCAQVGKNCHISGGVGIGGVLEPLQASPVIIEDDVFFGARGEAAEGVIIEEGAVLAMGCYVAGSTKIYSVPEGRELPPGRIPARSVCVPGALASRDGSHQTYAIIIKKYRDERTDARTALTSILREGI from the coding sequence ATGGACATCCAAACGTTAGCTGCGCGCGTCGACGAAATTTGGGCCGGTGAGGAAGCGGCTGACGCGCGCGAGCTCGTGAAGCAAGCGCTGGACCTCTTGAACTCGGGCGCGATCCGTGTCGCCGAGAGGGTTGGCGGTGAGTGGACGGTCAACGAGTGGGTCAAGAAGGCGGTGCTGTTGCACTTCCGTTACTCGGACAACCGCGAGATGACCGCCGGGCCGATCGAGTGGTTCGACAAGGTCGCGCTAAAGACCAATTGGCGTGAGGCGAAGGTCCGCAGCGTGCCGACGGCGATCGCCCGCTACGGGTCATTCATCGAAGAGGGCGCGGTGCTGATGCCGTGCTACATCAACATCGGCGCGCGGGTCGGCGCGGGGACGATGATCGACACGTGGAGCACCGTCGGCAGCTGCGCGCAGGTGGGAAAGAACTGCCACATCTCGGGCGGCGTCGGCATCGGCGGCGTGCTCGAGCCGCTCCAAGCGAGCCCCGTCATCATCGAGGACGACGTCTTCTTCGGCGCCCGCGGCGAAGCGGCCGAGGGCGTCATCATCGAAGAGGGCGCGGTCCTAGCGATGGGCTGCTACGTCGCCGGCTCGACGAAGATCTACAGCGTCCCCGAAGGCCGCGAGTTGCCGCCGGGCCGCATCCCCGCGCGGAGCGTCTGCGTCCCCGGCGCCCTGGCGTCGCGCGACGGCTCGCACCAGACGTACGCGATCATCATCAAGAAGTACCGCGACGAACGCACCGACGCGCGCACGGCGCTAACGTCGATCCTCCGCGAAGGCATCTAG
- the dapA gene encoding 4-hydroxy-tetrahydrodipicolinate synthase, which produces MITPDQLRGAHVALLTPMKPVGSLMGIDFHRVYKLIDSVLEAGVSGVLFAGTTGQSAMLSHDEQVDLCTRGIEYARAKAAQQGRSVTCLASAGSNSTDEALHLSERITKAIHPDALLHVTGYYNNPPQEGLRAHFEAVGDLAERLDTSIILYNIPGRTGSRIEAETMIRLAEHPAIAAVKDATGDLAMLEKVRAATDPETFSLMSGEDHLVVEVMRRGGVGVISASANRWPREFQRITELAAAGEWDAAEELQKALQPCIDAVFCVKNPIPLHHMLRAGLRMPLVTVDQLDAPNREKALATIKAAEAIAEFPHLEAAAV; this is translated from the coding sequence ATGATCACGCCCGACCAGCTCCGCGGCGCCCACGTCGCCCTTCTCACCCCGATGAAGCCGGTCGGCTCGCTGATGGGGATCGACTTCCACCGCGTCTACAAGCTGATCGACTCGGTCCTCGAAGCGGGCGTTAGCGGCGTCCTCTTCGCCGGCACCACGGGGCAGTCCGCCATGCTCAGCCACGACGAGCAGGTCGACCTCTGCACCCGCGGCATCGAGTACGCCCGCGCGAAGGCGGCCCAGCAGGGACGCAGCGTCACGTGCCTCGCCAGCGCGGGCTCGAACTCGACCGACGAGGCCCTGCACCTCAGCGAGCGGATCACCAAGGCGATCCACCCCGACGCGCTGCTGCACGTCACGGGCTATTACAACAACCCGCCGCAAGAAGGCCTGCGGGCGCACTTCGAGGCGGTCGGCGACCTGGCCGAACGGCTCGACACCTCGATCATCCTCTACAACATCCCCGGGCGCACCGGCAGCCGTATCGAGGCCGAGACGATGATCCGCCTCGCCGAGCACCCGGCGATCGCCGCGGTGAAGGACGCGACGGGCGACCTGGCGATGCTCGAGAAGGTCCGCGCGGCGACCGACCCCGAGACCTTCTCGCTGATGTCGGGTGAAGACCACTTGGTGGTCGAGGTGATGCGTCGCGGCGGCGTCGGCGTGATCAGCGCGTCGGCCAACCGCTGGCCGCGCGAGTTCCAACGCATCACCGAGCTGGCGGCCGCCGGCGAATGGGACGCGGCGGAAGAATTGCAGAAGGCGCTGCAGCCGTGCATCGACGCGGTCTTCTGCGTGAAGAACCCGATCCCGCTGCACCACATGCTCCGCGCCGGCCTGCGGATGCCGCTGGTGACGGTCGATCAGCTCGACGCCCCGAACCGCGAAAAGGCCCTGGCGACGATCAAGGCGGCCGAAGCGATCGCCGAGTTCCCGCACCTCGAAGCGGCCGCTGTCTGA
- a CDS encoding DUF4394 domain-containing protein: MTRFFFGGVRLALCLMATHFVASSAQAETLYGISSFVSGQDNQLYTIDSDSRSVTSNVVIQRPAGIDPLEPFSLRSIDVRPSTGELYGIGFNDNQLYTINTTSGALTPIGAPLPVSGAIDFNPTVDLVRLIGRGSNTNYRISPVDGSVVSLDGLPTFDAGDANFGDTPDIRTIGYTNSVAGATSTTLYDLDVVNDILATQTPANMGNLQTVGPLGVNLASGFLGSGFAGFDISGATGTAYLTSANPNQATSLYMVDLGTGAASLQGTVSGLIGQGVIADIAVAAVPEPTSALLAAGGLALLGVRKRR, encoded by the coding sequence ATGACTCGGTTTTTCTTTGGTGGCGTCCGCCTCGCTTTGTGTTTGATGGCCACCCATTTCGTTGCCTCTTCTGCCCAGGCGGAAACCCTCTACGGGATTTCGAGTTTTGTCTCGGGACAAGACAATCAGCTCTACACGATCGACAGCGACTCTCGCTCGGTAACCTCGAATGTCGTGATCCAGCGGCCCGCCGGTATCGATCCGTTGGAGCCGTTCTCGTTGCGTAGCATCGACGTCCGTCCTTCAACGGGCGAGTTGTACGGCATCGGCTTCAACGACAACCAGCTCTACACGATCAATACGACCAGCGGCGCCCTGACGCCGATCGGTGCGCCGTTGCCAGTCTCCGGAGCCATCGACTTTAACCCGACCGTGGACTTGGTTCGGCTCATCGGCCGAGGAAGCAACACCAACTACCGAATCAGCCCGGTCGACGGCTCGGTGGTCAGCCTCGATGGTTTGCCCACCTTCGACGCGGGCGACGCCAACTTTGGCGACACCCCCGACATCCGCACGATCGGTTACACCAACAGCGTCGCCGGGGCGACCAGCACCACGCTCTACGATTTGGATGTTGTCAACGACATCCTGGCGACCCAAACCCCCGCCAACATGGGCAATCTCCAGACCGTGGGACCGCTTGGCGTCAACCTCGCCAGTGGGTTCCTCGGTAGTGGGTTTGCCGGATTCGACATCAGCGGGGCGACCGGAACCGCCTACCTGACGAGCGCCAACCCGAACCAGGCGACGAGTCTGTACATGGTTGACTTGGGAACGGGCGCTGCATCGCTGCAGGGAACGGTCTCGGGGCTCATCGGCCAAGGCGTGATTGCCGATATCGCGGTCGCAGCGGTACCGGAGCCGACCTCGGCGTTGCTCGCCGCAGGCGGTCTGGCCCTGCTTGGAGTCCGTAAGCGCCGCTGA
- a CDS encoding sulfatase family protein, protein MTTLIRTACLVLAAALLPAVTAQATSARATPNVVVIFIDDMGYADIGPFGCESYPTPHLDRMAAEGRVFTDFHAATAVCSASRAALMTGCYPSRVSIQGALSPGARHGLHPHETTIAEVCKSRGYATACFGKWHLGHLPEFLPTRQGFDEYFGLPYSNDMWPYPPGREDLEHGRRGNYPPLPLYKGERIVNVNLTPADQALLTTQYTERAVDFIDRHAGKQPFFLYVPHTMVHVPLYVSEKFAGKSGAGLYGDVVMELDWSVGEILAALERGGVGDDTLVVFTSDNGPWINFGEHAGSAGPLREGKGTMWEGGYREPCVMRWPARIPAGTRCDEFATTMDLLPTIAGMIGAELPERKIDGKDILPVMTGDAPSPHEVFYCYYDRQLRAVRDARWKLVLPHQYRTLAGRSGGKDGFPVEYEQSRAGLELYDLKNDVGETTNVAAEHPEIVARLQGHAEQARRELGDELTKRKGSNVRPSGRAARS, encoded by the coding sequence GTGACGACGCTAATCCGAACGGCCTGCCTTGTGCTGGCTGCCGCGTTGTTGCCTGCCGTGACCGCTCAAGCGACGTCGGCTCGGGCCACGCCCAATGTCGTGGTGATCTTCATCGACGACATGGGTTACGCGGATATCGGGCCGTTTGGCTGCGAGTCGTACCCGACGCCGCATCTCGACCGCATGGCCGCCGAGGGGCGGGTCTTTACCGACTTCCATGCCGCGACGGCCGTCTGTAGCGCGTCGCGCGCGGCGCTGATGACAGGGTGCTACCCAAGCCGCGTAAGCATCCAAGGCGCGCTGTCGCCCGGCGCCCGGCACGGGCTGCACCCCCACGAGACAACGATCGCCGAGGTCTGTAAGTCGCGGGGCTACGCCACCGCGTGCTTCGGCAAGTGGCACCTCGGCCACCTGCCAGAGTTCTTGCCGACCCGCCAGGGCTTCGATGAGTATTTTGGCCTGCCGTACTCCAACGACATGTGGCCCTACCCGCCGGGGCGGGAGGACCTCGAGCACGGCAGGCGGGGCAACTACCCACCGCTGCCGCTCTATAAGGGCGAGCGGATCGTCAATGTGAATCTCACGCCCGCCGATCAAGCCCTGCTGACGACGCAGTACACCGAGCGCGCCGTCGACTTCATCGACCGCCACGCCGGCAAGCAGCCGTTCTTCTTGTACGTGCCGCACACGATGGTGCACGTGCCGCTCTACGTGTCAGAGAAGTTCGCCGGCAAGAGCGGCGCCGGCCTCTACGGCGACGTGGTGATGGAGCTCGATTGGTCGGTCGGCGAAATCCTCGCCGCGCTCGAGCGCGGCGGCGTCGGCGACGACACGCTGGTGGTGTTCACTTCTGACAACGGCCCGTGGATCAACTTCGGCGAGCACGCCGGCTCGGCCGGTCCGCTGCGCGAAGGCAAGGGGACCATGTGGGAGGGCGGCTACCGCGAGCCCTGCGTGATGCGCTGGCCGGCGCGTATCCCCGCGGGGACGCGGTGCGACGAGTTCGCCACGACGATGGACCTCTTGCCGACGATCGCCGGCATGATCGGCGCCGAGCTGCCCGAGCGCAAGATCGACGGCAAGGACATCCTCCCCGTGATGACCGGCGACGCGCCGTCGCCACACGAGGTCTTCTACTGCTACTACGACCGCCAGCTGCGCGCGGTGCGTGACGCACGCTGGAAGCTCGTGTTGCCGCACCAGTACCGGACCCTCGCCGGCCGTTCCGGCGGCAAGGACGGCTTCCCGGTCGAGTACGAGCAGTCCCGCGCGGGACTCGAGTTGTACGACCTCAAGAACGACGTCGGCGAGACGACCAATGTCGCCGCCGAACACCCGGAAATCGTCGCGCGCCTACAAGGACACGCCGAACAGGCGCGGAGGGAGTTGGGCGACGAACTGACGAAGCGCAAAGGGAGCAACGTGCGACCGTCGGGCCGCGCAGCACGGTCGTAG